From the genome of Miscanthus floridulus cultivar M001 chromosome 10, ASM1932011v1, whole genome shotgun sequence, one region includes:
- the LOC136485771 gene encoding uncharacterized protein encodes MKSRFQKLRQNKGKNFDPLVIEDFDWNNEWADSLHVPPQGTRGSECDLTWNLVDEAVGASQSLQGRNFPRAAHRRARNSAPMVDEAELGSDNEENPDPFDDADVTDCEDDPNDANEIGEDNEATNVAGEFDDGY; translated from the coding sequence ATGAAATCTAGGTTCCAAAAGTTACGCCAGAACAAGGGAAAAAACTTTGATCCTTTGGTTATTGAGGACTTTGATTGGAACAATGAGTGGGCTGACTCATTGCATGTACCCCCTCAAGGTACTCGTGGGAGTGAGTGTGACCTTACTTGGAACCTTGTTGATGAAGCTGTTGGAGCATCACAATCACTTCAAGGCCGGAACTTTCCAAGAGCAGCCCACAGGCGTGCAAGAAATTCTGCACCTATGGTGGATGAAGCTGAGTTGGGTTCAGATAATGAAGAAAATCCAGATCCATTTGATGATGCAGATGTGACAGATTGTGAGGATGATCCAAATGATGCCAATGAAATTGGAGAAGACAATGAGGCAACCAACGTTGCTGGAGAGTTTGATGATGGCTATTGA